GGCCGGCGCAGGGATTTTCGCCGGTGCATGGCTTAGCCTTACCCGAGCCCGCGCAGGGCTATTTCTTCTCCTTGCTGGCACATGGGTTGGATTTGTTCGTGCTCGCCGAGCAAGGTTGGGCGCAACCGGTAACCAGGCCCAGGCTCAAAACCGAGCTGGCCGTCACCAGTGCCAGGTACTGCAGTTGCATAGTCTCGCTTGCTTGGGGTGCAGACGGAAACATCATCCAGTGAACGCTGGGCTGCTGAGCGATAGCTGAGCGACAGGTTGGGGACTGCTGAAAGCCTGCTGCTGACGGCTGGTGGTGCACTTCTCAGCGCAGATTAAGGGTGTGATCGGGCGGCCCCAAACTGCGCGCTCTAAGTTTGGTAGCGATACCATCACCCCACAAGCTGCAAGGGCCAGGCGCGATGAGCGGCAGCGATTTCCTAGTCACCGAGGGCGGACGGTGCCATCCCTGCGAACTCGGAGTTCCACCGGCGGAGGCGGAGCGGCCTCACCGGCTCTACCGCTTTCTGACCGAGGTGGAAGACCTACTGGCAGCTCTCTCGGACGACCGGCAGCGCCTGCAGGCGATCCGGCCGCTGGTGCGGCAGCTGCTAGTGAGCTGTTGGTCGGTGCTTACGCTCTACGATGACCCTGACTTTCCACTCACGCTGCAAACGGTTGCCTGGTCGCCCGGCCAGGAATCGCCCGTTCACAATCACGGTACTTGGGGCGTGGTTGCCATCATCAGCGGGCAGGAAAAGAATGGGTTTTGGCGCATTGCGGAGCGCAGCGCAAGCGCAACGCGCGTCGAACGGGTCGAGGAGCAGACGTTCTGGCCAGGCGACATTGTCAGCTTCACGGCCGATGCCATCCACCACATCGAAGCAGTTGCCGAGGAACCCACCGTCACGTTCAATCTCTACGGACCTACCGATCCCGCGTGCCGGTTCGAGTTCGATCCCGTCCGCGGTACAGCCGAGCGCTTCTAGCAGCGAATGCAAGCCTATGCACGCACTCCGGCAGCAACTGCAAGCAGCCAGGCGGGCCTTCGATCCCGGCTCGCTGCGCGTGCGGCTGACCCTAGGCATTGTCGCCGTCGTGGCCCTGGGCTTGGGCGGGGTTGCCGGCTGGATGGGGTGGCAGATGCAGCAGCTGCTGGTTGCAACGCGCAAGGAAAACGTGCGCTACATCGCCGATCGCCTTGCCAGCGATGTCGCTACCTATAGCGAGTTCGCCGCCCCCACAGAGGCCATGCAAAAGGCAGTGGCCCGCAACAGCAGCGACGGTCTGCTGGTGTGGCTGGGGCGCCCCAACGGGATCGCGGATCGCGCGCATTGAGGGGCAGTACTGGTTGCTTTGCGCGGTTCCGCTGCAGGCGAACGAGAGCTCGCTCGGTCGGGTCTACGTTGCCCAAAACATCCATCAAGATTACGCGATGTTTCTGGGCTTGATCCGCAACTTGGGCGTGGCGAGCGTGGTTGCCCTTGCAGTCACGCTCGCGGCGG
The nucleotide sequence above comes from Cyanobacteria bacterium QS_8_64_29. Encoded proteins:
- a CDS encoding cupin, coding for MSGSDFLVTEGGRCHPCELGVPPAEAERPHRLYRFLTEVEDLLAALSDDRQRLQAIRPLVRQLLVSCWSVLTLYDDPDFPLTLQTVAWSPGQESPVHNHGTWGVVAIISGQEKNGFWRIAERSASATRVERVEEQTFWPGDIVSFTADAIHHIEAVAEEPTVTFNLYGPTDPACRFEFDPVRGTAERF